The following coding sequences are from one Paenibacillus sp. JDR-2 window:
- a CDS encoding CheR family methyltransferase has product MSEDLDFDLFIQRMKTKTNIDLSQYKEAQMKRRLTTLRQKHGYDTFEAYWKAIEQDRSLLNEFLDRMTINVSEFWRNPNRWEVLQSRFLPEMLQRGERLKVWSAACSTGEEPYTIAMILSELNALPKTSLLATDLDSVVLEKAKEGQYLERSLRDVPAAYRQKYFQPDHGMHAVSDKLKNAITFKQQNLLYDSFDQSFDLIVCRNVMIYFTEEAKHLLYQKFASALRPGGLLFVGSTEQIFSPSQYGFESADTFFYRRITG; this is encoded by the coding sequence ATGTCGGAGGATCTGGATTTCGATCTTTTTATCCAAAGAATGAAGACTAAGACCAATATCGATTTGTCGCAGTATAAAGAAGCCCAAATGAAGCGTCGTCTGACGACGCTTCGCCAGAAGCACGGATACGATACGTTTGAGGCTTATTGGAAAGCTATTGAACAGGACCGGAGCCTGCTGAATGAATTTTTGGACCGCATGACCATTAACGTATCCGAATTCTGGAGAAACCCGAACCGGTGGGAAGTGCTGCAAAGCCGCTTCCTGCCGGAAATGCTCCAGCGGGGGGAGAGGCTCAAGGTATGGAGTGCCGCTTGTTCGACGGGAGAAGAGCCGTACACGATCGCGATGATTCTGTCAGAACTTAACGCGCTTCCTAAAACGTCCTTACTGGCGACTGACCTGGATTCCGTTGTACTGGAAAAAGCGAAAGAAGGGCAGTATTTGGAGCGTTCTTTGCGGGATGTCCCGGCTGCCTACAGGCAGAAGTATTTCCAGCCGGATCACGGGATGCACGCGGTGTCGGATAAGCTCAAGAACGCAATTACGTTTAAACAGCAGAATCTGCTTTACGATTCATTTGATCAATCCTTTGACCTCATCGTCTGCAGGAATGTCATGATTTATTTCACGGAAGAAGCCAAGCACTTATTGTATCAAAAATTCGCAAGCGCGCTTCGGCCCGGAGGACTCCTGTTCGTCGGAAGCACGGAGCAGATTTTCTCCCCTTCTCAATATGGGTTTGAGTCGGCCGATACCTTTTTCTACAGAAGAATTACCGGCTAA
- the ndk gene encoding nucleoside-diphosphate kinase, translated as MERTFLMIKPDGVQRGLIGEIVSRFERKGLKLVAAKFMAISRELAETHYAEHHGKPFYEPLLNFVTAGPVFAMVWQGDNVIALTRAMIGKTDAVDALPGTIRSDFAVHTNLNLIHGSDSPESAAREIANFFSPEQLVEYEHTVQRWI; from the coding sequence ATGGAAAGAACATTTTTGATGATTAAACCGGATGGCGTGCAACGCGGCCTCATCGGTGAGATTGTATCGCGGTTCGAACGCAAAGGCCTGAAGCTGGTTGCCGCCAAATTTATGGCGATAAGCAGAGAACTTGCAGAAACCCATTATGCCGAACACCATGGCAAGCCCTTTTACGAGCCGCTGCTGAACTTTGTTACAGCCGGCCCAGTCTTTGCCATGGTATGGCAGGGAGATAACGTTATCGCTCTCACGCGTGCCATGATTGGCAAGACGGATGCGGTAGACGCGCTGCCAGGCACTATTCGTTCGGATTTTGCCGTACATACGAATTTGAATTTGATTCATGGATCGGATTCTCCGGAAAGCGCGGCAAGGGAAATCGCGAATTTCTTCTCGCCTGAGCAGCTGGTGGAATACGAACATACCGTTCAGCGTTGGATCTAA